In the genome of Falco naumanni isolate bFalNau1 chromosome W, bFalNau1.pat, whole genome shotgun sequence, one region contains:
- the LOC121080428 gene encoding ubiquitin-associated protein 1-like, with amino-acid sequence MASKKLGSDSHGPLSYLDDVPFKIGDKFKTPAKVGLPIGFCLPDSFQLIREAQYDFSLEKQTIEWAEDINKTEAAQREAEHKAEEALVNSKAASEVSNKMGLSEVPCPEAAPPPINPILASLQHNNILTPTPANSSAVKQKALSPPCPKADFNLADFECEEDPFDKLELKTINDKEELKNILEIHVGTTRPVVAQLLDNTLPKGGSGSVLQDEEVLASIERATLDFKPLHKPNGFITLPQLGNCEKMSLSSKVSLSPIASVSNIKSLSFPKLDSDESDQKSSKLTSAFHSTTCLHNGTFLSSLQTCAQSKVSELNGHHMVGLSALNEDSDIDKSTLPSSSRLPSLAVSTVCTEEESSQSTVTTVTHQNFPVSKVPNNPSCTKWSGGPASELQQVLSASEKQCVEMVVNMGYSPENVLKAMKKGQNIDQVLDYLFAHGRLCEKGFDPLLVEAALEMHQCSEEKVRVRCTKECSVGCCTHSSAVPSPVRESQDVLGEEESTPWGAQSLKTGSVLNLHQALIFSLANNGLSMITELLQLMSQFKEMGFEVQDIKEVLLLNNNDQRKALEDLMAHAGAS; translated from the exons ATGGCTTCTAAGAAGTTGGGATCTGACTCTCATG GGCCTTTGAGTTATCTTGATGATGTCCCATTTAAGATAGGAGACAAATTCAAAACCCCAGCGAAGGTTGGATTACCCATTGGTTTCTGCCTGCCTGATTCTTTTCAGCTCATTAGAGAAGCACAG TATGACTTCTCgctggaaaagcaaacaattgAGTGGGCTGAAGATATCAACAAAACtgaagctgcccagagagaaGCTGAACATAAGGCAGAAGAAGCACTAGTGAACTCAAAAGCAGCTTCAGAGGTTAGCAACAAAATGGGGCTTTCAGAGGTACCTTGCCCTGAGGCCGCGCCTCCTCCTATTAACCCCATCCTCGCTAGCCTGCAGCACAATAATATTCTTACTCCCACGCCAGccaacagcagtgctgtgaagcAAAAGGCTCTCAGTCCACCTTGTCCAAAAGCAGACTTCAACCTGGCTGATTTTGAATGTGAAGAAGATCCATTTGACAAACTGGAATTAAAAACTATCAATGAtaaagaggaattaaaaaatattcttgaaattCATGTTGGTACTACCAGGCCAGTTGTTGCCCAGCTGTTAGATAATACTTTGCCCAAAGGAGGGTCTGGGTCTGTGTTGCAAGATGAGGAAGTTCTGGCATCCATAGAAAGGGCCACGTTGGACTTCAAGCCCCTTCACAAACCCAATGGCTTTATCACTTTACCGCAGTTGGGAAACTGTGAAAAGATGTCTTTGTCTTCCAAAGTATCCCTGTCCCCTATTGCTTCAGTGAGTAATATCAAATCCCTGTCCTTTCCTAAACTTGACTCCGATGAGAGTGATCAGAAATCATCAAAGCTCACAAGTGCTTTCCACAGTACTACCTGTCTCCACAATGGCACTTTCCTCAGCTCTTTGCAGACTTGTGCTCAGAGTAAAGTGAGTGAACTGAATGGACACCATATGGTTGGTCTTTCCGCTCTAAATGAGGACAGCGACATAGACAAATCAACATTACCCTCTTCATCCAGGCTGCCTTCCCTGGCTGTGTCAACAGTTTGTACAGAAGAAGAATCATCTCAAAGCACAGTGACTACG GTAACGCATCAAAATTTCCCAGTGTCTAAAGTGCCCAATAACCCTAGCTGCACAAAGTGGTCGGGTGGCCCTGCTTCTGAACTACAGCAGGTCCTCTCTGCTAGTGAGAAGCAGTGCGTAGAGATGGTTGTCAACATGGGGTACTCGCCTGAGAATGTTCTGAAAGCCATGAAGAAGGGACAGAACATAGACCAG GTTTTGGATTACCTGTTTGCACATGGACGGCTTTGTGAGAAGGGCTTTGATCCACTTCTTGTTGAAGCAGCTTTGGAGATGCACCAGTGCTCAGAGGAGAAGGTGAGGGTGCGATGTACTAAGGAAT GCTCTGTGGGCTGTTGCACCCATAGCTCTGCTGTTCCATCTCCAGTTAGAGAGAGCCAGGATGTACTTGGGGAGGAGGAATCCACCCCATGGGGTGCCCAGTCCCTGAAGACTGGCTCTGTGCTAAACCTCCACCAAGCACTGATCTTTTCTCTTGCAAATAATGGACTGTCTATGATCACAGAACTTCTCCAACTAATGAGCCAATTTAAAGAAATGGGCTTTGAAGTACAAGACATTAAGGAGGTCTTATTATTAAATAACAATGACCAACGCAAGGCTTTGGAAGATCTAATGGCCCATGCAGGAGCTAGTTGA